In the Brachyhypopomus gauderio isolate BG-103 chromosome 4, BGAUD_0.2, whole genome shotgun sequence genome, one interval contains:
- the suv39h1b gene encoding histone-lysine N-methyltransferase SUV39H1b, translated as MAENLKECEVACLATLNQLETLCREEGAVCRDLGISKYNLCDFDVEYLCNYKREVVKVGKTQAEQEFYLVKWKGYPETMNTWEPRKNLKCTDLLGHFWEDMMRELLRLKKRSIPKKLDNAIVSYLVQRAKLRQTLKIWETHLNSLGSHKGRIFVENLVDLEGPPKNFTYINDYKVGEGISLNEVAVGCDCVDCLDSPVDGCCAGASQHKFAYNSAGQVRIRPGLPIYECNRRCNCGLDCRNRVVQRGIQYSLCIFRTDNDRGWGVRTMERIRKNTFVMEYVGEIITTEEAERRGHVYDREGATYLFDLDYVDDEYTVDAAHYGNISHFVNHSCDPNLQVYNVFIDNLDERLPRIAFFATRAIKSGEELTFDYKMHVDPVDAESTKMDSNFSLMRLPGSPKKRMRMECKCGVATCRKYLF; from the exons AGTGCGAAGTAGCGTGCCTTGCTACTTTAAACCAACTGGAGACCCTTTGCCGAGAAGAGGGTGCTGTCTGCAGAGACCTGGGGATCAGCAAGTACAATTTATGTGACTTTGACGTGGAATACCTTTGCAACTACAAAAGAGAGGTCGTCAAAGTTGGGAAAACACAAGCAGAACAG GAGTTCTATTTGGTAAAATGGAAGGGCTATCCAGAGACGATGAATACATGGGAGCCACGGAAAAATCTGAAGTGCACAGACTTGCTCGGCCATTTCTGGGAGGACATGATGCGAGAACTCTTGCGGCTAAAGAAAAGGAGCATCCCCAAGAAACTAGACAACGCTATCGTCTCTTACCTTGTCCAGCGTGCAAAGCTCAGACAGACCCTTAAAATATGGGAGACCCACCTCAACAGCCTCGGATCTCACAAGGGCCGCATCTTCGTGGAGAACCTGGTAGATTTGGAAGGCCCACCCAAGAACTTTACCTACATCAATGACTATAAGGTGGGTGAAGGGATCTCCCTTAACGAGGTGGCGGTCGGCTGCGATTGTGTGGACTGTCTCGATAGCCCCGTGGATGGCTGCTGTGCCGGCGCTTCGCAGCACAAATTTGCGTACAATAGCGCTGGGCAGGTGCGCATCCGGCCCGGGCTGCCCATATACGAGTGCAACAGGCGGTGCAACTGTGGGTTGGACTGCCGCAACAGAGTGGTGCAGAGGGGCATCCAGTACTCACTGTGCATCTTCAGGACAGACAACGACAGGGGCTGGGGGGTCCGGACCATGGAGCGCATTCGCAAGAACACTTTCGTTATGGAGTATGTAGGAGAG ATCATCACAACggaggaggcagagaggagaggtCATGTCTATGACAGGGAAGGAGCCACTTATCTCTTTGACCTCGATTATGTTGACGACGAGTATACGGTGGATGCAGCTCACTACGGCAACATATCCCACTTTGTCAATCACAGT TGTGACCCAAACCTGCAGGTGTATAACGTGTTCATAGATAACCTGGACGAGAGATTGCCGCGCATTGCTTTCTTCGCCACACGCGCAATCAAGTCAGGGGAGGAGCTGACCTTTGACTACAAAATGCATG TTGATCCAGTAGATGCAGAAAGCACAAAGATGGACTCCAATTTCAGTTTGATGAGACTCCCGGGTTCTCCTAAAAAACGCATGCGTATGGAATGCAAATGTGGGGTGGCGACCTGTCGGAAATATCTGTTTTAG